A region of the Mus caroli chromosome 7, CAROLI_EIJ_v1.1, whole genome shotgun sequence genome:
TCTGgtcgggggcggggtgggggtaggtggggTCGTCAATAGGTAAACAGTCCCTGGACTCCAAGACTCCTGGACTTCATTGTCCTTGCTGGCATTGAGGCAGAGGATTTCAGGAGTACATTGGCGGGAGGGACCTTCTTGAAACTGGTGTGCAAAATCAAGTTCAAGGCTGAAGGTGGAGGGAACCTAGGCTGGCAATGTggcagaagaaacaagaaggaCATCTTCCGGGATTTATGTGCCATCCAATTATGAAGGCCGTTTTGCAACAATAACAGATGGCATCGACGAGTTACTTCAGCATGCCAAGCTGTATTCTGAGTtaggggttgttttttgtttgtgggcGGCACTGGAGACAGAGCCCTGGGCCTTGCGCATGCTTAGCAAGAGCTCTCCGCAGAGCCAAGTTCCCAGCCTCTAAGCAATTCCTACAGTCACTTAAGCTGTCACTTAGCCATCCAGTGCTTTCATCACTCAAAGCCTCCTCTGCTTTTGCAGATGGTGACATGGTCTTGCTTTGGAAAACAGCGGATTAGATCACTGTACAGAAAGAACAGTGAACAACCGGAGGTGACCAGTATTTCCTTCATCCCCAGTGATTGCCCCTCCCCAGAAAGGTCCTCTTGTAATCCAGTCAGCAGCCATGAGGGGGCTCTGGATCCTCCCACTGTACCTACTTTTGTGCTATTAGTAAAAATCTTCCCTGACCTGCCCATAAAactttgttcaggaatttttgaCGAGTCTAGCGTGGCGGTACACTCCCAGCctttgagagactgaggcagaaagagcctgagttccagaccaacctggaCTGTAAGTCacaggccagcttaggctactcGGTAGGGCTCCTTCTCAAAGCACAACAATCCAAAACCTCCCGCTCCGGGCCCTGAGCCGCCACCggctgtgttttgtgtgttttgcgcTGACAGACACAAAGCGCTCTATCGAGCCTCTTCTTCCACCCATTCAGTTTCATGTTAACTGCTCTTTAAATTAttacacttgtttgtttgtttagtgtgaaTGTGAGCCAGCATACACATGTCACAGAGTGCATGCAttggtcagaggataacttgtgggagtcagttctcattGTCCACCTTATGTGTCCCAAGGGTCGAACTCAGGTCACCGAGCTTGTCAACAGGCACCATTGCCCACGGAGCCAACTTCGAGTCTCTCGTGATACATTTATTTCCTCTATGTATGTTTTTCTAGCATGTTTGTGCGTGCATCCAAGGGTGTCAGATCTGGACTGGATGGGACCTGGAAGAGTAGCccatactcttaactgctgagtggtctctccagctcttctcatttgtgtgtgtgtgtggggggggggggttcgggtggtttttgttgtcttgttttgctttgtttgaggtCCCCTGCTTCCGCCTCGTCTGTGCCGAGGTTGCGGGCGTGAGGAACCACGCCATCTCATGGTTTATTTTTATGCTCCCACACTGCTAGCTCCGTGTCCTTGCTTTAATGCCTCTGTGACCCCACAGGAGTCCCACCCAGTGGAATTTGAAGTCTCCAACCTGCGTCATCCTCTGGGGAGATGAGCATATATAAATACCAAGTCTTGAGCATGGTGTTGTATGCCTGTAAAGCCAGCACTTGGAGGTTGtgatgagacaggagaattgctgggagttcaaagccagcctgggtgtgagactctagtttgtttgtttgcgtgtttgtttgttttaattctgtaGTGGAGATGGAAAGAAGATTCCATAGTCTTGAgccctggttgctcttccagaggaccctcgttcagttcctagcaaccatgCTGGTTGACTCAagattgcctgtaactccagctcctggtgGATCTGAGGCCTCTCAGTGGGTGCCTCCATTTATGTACacagattgacagacagacagacagacagacagacacacacacacacaggtaattaaaataatgaaaattaaatcttttaaaaaatactctgccgggcatggtggcatatgccttaaatcccagcactctggaggcggagacaggcggatttctgagtttgaggccagcctggtctacaaagtgagttccaggacagccagggctatacagagaaaccctgtctcgaaaaacaaaacaaaacaagaaaactctTAAGGGGGGACATGTCATTGGAAATGGCTTTACAGTGCATACCTTGCAGACTTggcaaattaaagaaaaaaattaaaataaacaatccagggctggagcgatggctccaCAGTcaaaagtactggctgctcttgcaaaacaCTGAAATTAgggtcccagcaaccacttggcagctcacaaccctctatgGCTCTAGTTCCcgaggatctaatgccctcttctggccattgtGGGCATTGCAGGCATGTGGTACTCAGCCGTTTGttaggcaaaacatgcatacaaataaaataaaaacaagtaatcttttatttgtttaaaaaaataaataaaagacttggGGTCACGTGACAGctcatttttttcattgctgAAGAGTACCCATTGCCTGGGTCCCTCTGCACCCACCTCATTGCCTCACCCAGTCCCGTTTGGTGGACAGTTGGGTTGTTTTCATCGGGGTGGGGTTAAGGCCATCAaggacatattttttttcctgatgccCGTGTTCAGGTTCTGCAGACTACATGTTTGGGATGGACAGCAGGGCTGTGGTCTATGTGCAGTTTAAGTGTATGCAAGAACTGTGCACTGCTCCTTCCTGAAGGGTAAAAATCATCGCAACAAGAGAGAGGAGGTGACTTAGCTGAGACTGCAAAGCCCGGCTGCCTTGAACCTGGAGTTCCCTGCTCTCGGGCCCAACTGCTTATTCAGCAATGCAAGCTGGACAGCTGAGATCTGTCCTACTGTCAGGCTGAAAGGTTATTGGGGGCTGTCACTGGGGGCGTACATGTCCTGTTATTCTGACCTCTGTCCCTAACCATTAATTATtaaccctccacccccaccccaagagacTGCTATCCTAAAGATTTGCCCAGTTAATCAGTCACTGCCCCCCAGCTGGGCAAGGGGCATTTGGTACAGCTGCTATCTGCCTGGCCCCTTCCCCTAGGGTGGTGGTAACCAGGCACTTGCAATGATCTGGACGCGTCTGCCGCTGTATGGCCCCTCCAAGCCCTCTACAGGTGGCTGGCAGCCGCTGCGCTTTGATGGTGGGGCCTTCCATGTCAAGGGAACCGCAGAACTGGCACGGGCTTTGCTAGTGCTTCGCCTATGCGCCTGGCCCCCTTTGGTCACTCATGGACTAGCGGTGAGCAGTAGGCACAAGGTCTGGCCTGGAAGTCTCCCAGACCTGGCTCTGAGCATGTGTTCCCTGTCACCCAGTTTCAGGCCTGGTCTCAGCGACTCCTGGGATCCCGGCTTTCAGGCACACTTCTTCGAGCATCTATCTACGGGCAGTTTGTGGCCGGGGAGACAGCAGAGGAAGTGAGGAGCTGTGTCCAGCAGCTGCAGGCCCTGGGACTCCAGCCCCTGTTGGCAGTGCCCACTGAAGAGGAACCAGACTCCGCTGCCAAGACCAGGTGAGTAGAGAGAGGAAGGGTAGAAGGGAGGATGGAGTGGGCAGGAGGGGGGCCCTGGAAGCTGACCTCCACTGGCCGGGCAGTGAGGCCTGGTATGAGGAGAACCTTAGCGCCATGCTGCACTGTGTGGACTTATCCCGAGCCCTCGTGGACGCCCACGGCCCAGCCAGGAACAGCCTCATGCAGCTGAAGGTGACCGCGCTAACCAGCACTCGGCTTTGTGTAAGTGACAAGGGAGATGGGGGTGGCGATGTGGGGGTGGCTGCCCACCAGGCCACCCTCACCATGCCAGCCACCACCCCATTTCAGAAAGAGCTGTCGGCTTGGATCCAAAGACCCAGAGGCTCCTCGGAGCTGAGCCCTGAGAGGCTGGCAGAAGCCATGGACTCGGGTCGGGTAAGGAATGCAGGCGCTCCTCACTGAGGACATGGTTGGCCTGGATAAACATGGGACTCTTGGAGTTCTAAGGGAAGTGTTGGGGTGAGGAGCTATCCAGAGAAGGGATCAGACCAACAGCACTTTCTCCACAGAGGGCAGGACACGAATAAGACCGACCTATTGGTCAGTTGCTGAGCATGGtcgcgcatgcctgtaatcccagcacttgggaagctgaaggagGAGGCTCAAGTcattgaggtcagcctgggctgtagaGTGAGACTTGCCTCAAAAgccctggctggagagatggctcagcagtcaagagccctcttgcagaggaccaaggtttggttttcagcacccacatggtgattcacagcaatccacaactccagttccagaaaatgCAGCCGTCTCTCCTGACCTCCATAGGCGCCAGGCACACCTGTAGTGTGCATAcaagcatgcaggcagaacatctataacataacacacacacacacacacacacacacacacatgttggtggttttgtttttaagacatgtatcccaggctggtcttgaactctctgTATAGCCAAGAatgcctttgaactcctgatcttcctgcctccagcccaCTACAGATATAGGCATGTACTATTGTTTCTGGTATATCTGGTCTTTGCTatttttgtgggttcttctttttcctatatttatccttctccccagccccctgctcTGGTTTCATGCCCTAACACTAGGGATAGGGCAAGAAGGATAGAGGCGGGAGAGAGTcctgaatttaatttctttccttttgtttcttctttgagcttgactactaacaaaccacaaccgaTCCTCCCCCAAGTGACCAACAACCACTAACTCTGCCTCTCAGAGCTCTGGCATTTATATACCCACTGAAAAGTTCCTAGAATTCCAAAcctcacacaatcacagaaactatctgcagctggcaagaCCATgtctctgctagagcacgaggcaaatcatagtcagctgctgagGACAGTCAGCCCCATGtctccacacctgggattaaaatgtaaaaatattataatatttctgtattttttcaaagaaaccaaaatcccaGAATTCTTACTACACTCTGgttttttacaaaaacaaagtgATCAATTAACAGCTACACAGGTGTGTGCTTCCTGCATGTAAACTCTTATGTGACCAATgggatattctttttctttgtgtgtgtgtgcatgtgcctgtgtgtgtgtgttttgaaacaggatcttagcATATGGCCCAGACTGGTCTGAAACTTGCAATTCTCCTTCTCAGCCTCCTTAATCTTGGGATTACTAATGTTTGCCATCATGCCTGacccttcattcattcattcttccattcATCCATTCCTTTGTATTATCCTAATATCCCATTTCTGTGTGCAAACATGTGGGTAcacgtgtatgcatgtttgtgtgcgcatgtgtgtacgtgtgtatgtgtgctcatgtgcacatgcacaaatgtgGATGTCAGAGGCTGGCAACAGGCtttttcctctatcactctccattttattgtttgtttgtgttttgctttgtttggagacagtgtctctctacacagctttagctgtcctggaattgagTGAGTAGATCAGgttgtcttcaaactcacagagatctctctgcctctgcctctgcctcctaagagctggcaTCAAAGGTGTGTATCGACACATCTGGCTAATaaattctttctgatttttttggttttagtttttggttatttgagacaaggattttctatgtatccctggctatcctggaactcactctgtagatcaggctgacctggaactcacagagatctacctgcctctgcctcctgagtgttgggattaaaggtgtgtgccaccacatctggatgtcccatttttttgtgtgttttttttttgttgttgttgttttgtttgtttgtttgtttccgagacagggtttctctgtgtatccctggctgtcctggaactcactctgtagaccaggctggcctcaaactcagaaatctgcctgcctctgcctcccaagtgctgggattaaaggcatgtggccaCCACGCCCCACccgttttattttttaacaggaGGTCTGtcgctgaacctggagctcactgtaatGGCTACACTGGCTGGCAGGGAGCCCCAGGATCCAAGTGTGTCCATCCTGGATGCTCTGCTAGGGTTAGAGGCATGTGGTGTCTCACCTGGGCTTTTATGTAGTGCTGAGAATCAGAGCTCAGGCCCTCACAGTCACCTAGCAAGAGcgttatccactgagccatccccctagCTCCCACTCCCATTGAGATTTTTGGCATAATAAATGTATACTTGGCAGTGGGAACAGGGAGAGGTTGCCTTGCTaacttatttcttgagacagggtcactgtgtagctcaggctgatctgGAAAACACAATCTGAGCTTTCCACATTAGTttttcaatgctgggattacagtcatttGCCAGTATACCAGGCCTCTTTTTATTGTCTTATGTGCTTGAATTTTTTCATAACAAAATGTTAAGAAGCAAGGCATAGCTGTACACATCTAGAAGCCCAGCATTTGGGTTATTGAAGTAGGAAGATCTCAAGCCttaggccatcctgggctacatagtgacatcatcctgtctttaaaatagaaagagcaacagatgtagctcagtggtagagcccctgcctagaatcccccagtgaggggctgggggcgtggctcagtggtagagcccctgcctaNNNNNNNNNNNNNNNNNNNNNNNNNNNNNNNNNNNNNNNNNNNNNNNNNNNNNNNNNNNNNNNNNNNNNNNNNNNNNNNNNNNNNNNNNNNNNNNNNNNNNNNNNNNNNNNNNNNNNNNNNNNNNNNNNNNNNNNNNNNNNNNNNNNNNNNNNNNNNNNNNNNNNNNNNNNNNNNNNNNNNNNNNNNNNNNNNNNNNNNNNNNNNNNNNNNNNNNNNNNNNNNNNNNNNNNNNNNNNNNNNNNNNNNNNNNNNNNNNNNNNNNNNNNNNNNNNNNNNNNNNNNNNNNNNNNNNNNNNNNNNNNNNNNNNNNNNNNNNNNNNNNNNNNNNNNNNNNNNNNNNNNNNNNNNNNNNNNNNNNNNNNNNNNNNNNNNNNNNNNNNNNNNNNNNNNNNNNNNNNNNNNNNNNNNNNNNNNNNNNNNNNNNNNNNNNNNNNNNNNNNNNNNNNNNNNNNNNNNNNNNNNNNNNNNNNNNNNNNNNNNNNNNNNNNNNNNNNNNNNNNNNNNNNNNNNNNNNNNNNNNNNNNNNNNNNNNNNNNNNNNNNNNNNNNNNNNNNNNNNNNNNNNNNNNNNNNNNNNNNNNNNNNNNNNNNNNNNNNNNNNNNNNNNNNNNNNNNNNNNNNNNNNNNNNNNNNNNNNNNNNNNNNNNNNNNNNNNNNNNNNNNNNNNNNNNNNNNNNNNNNNNNNNNNNNNNNNNNNNNNNNNNNNNNNNNNNNNNNNNNNNNNNNNNNNNNNNNNNNNNNNNNNNNNNNNNNNNNNNNNNNNNNNNNNNNNNNNNNNNNNNNNNNNNNNNNNNNNNNNNggtagagcccctgcctagaatcccccagtgaggggctgggggcgtggctcagtggtagagccccagcctagaatccctcagtgaggggctggggagatgcttggtggcagagagcttgcctagtATGTAAAGGTCTTAGGTTTACCCCCAGCTCTgcaggggtaacatttgaaaagtaaaccGCTCACTGTGCAGTAATTATCCACACACCCGTCACCTTTAGCATTTAGCCACACAGCTGTCTCTGAGAGGCACGGGGCACGGGGTGAAGCAGCTAAAACCTGAGCGTGCTCCAGTCCACCAGCCATGGTATTTGCATATAACCTGTGCACATCTTCCTGGGCACGGTAATCCTCTCTGGGTGACTTACCACACCAAGTGCAGTGTGCCCTACATAAACAGTCACTGTGCAGAACTGGTAAGGACCTGTCTCAGTGTCTTTTCCTGGTAAAATgctctgaccaaagcaacttaagggagaaaggactgATTTGGGCTTCATGAAAGGAACTCGAAGCAGCTGGTCACGTGGCATCTAAgctcaaaagcagagagccataaGCACTAGCTTCCTGCTCCCAGCGCCTTCTCTCCACTTAAACAATCCAAGATGACCACCAAGGACCATGTTCCCCTTGCTGCGGGTTGGAAGACAATCCTCGGCAGGCATGCCCGGAACCCTGGTctttcaggtgattctagatgTGTCAAGTTACCAACACTAACCAACTCAGGGGATGATGATAGCATATGACTGTCTACACTCAGTGCAGatgctttgttttaatatattattttacttgtgaatgtgtgcaccacatgtgtgcagtgcccacagaggccacaagaaGGCGTAAGATCCCCAGAAGGTAGAAttacaaattcttttctttttctgttaccgttttaaaaaaaaattctactacATTTGtgtgctgggcctggtggtgtagctctttaatctcagctctctgtgagtttgaggccagcctagtctacaaagtaagtccaggagacagagaaactctgtctcaaaaacccaacaaacaacaacaaaactactacaatgttatttatttgggcttttgttttgtgtgtgtgtgtgtgtgtacccttgtGTACATGCATGGCACAGTATGAAGTGGAAGTCAGCCAGTTgcctccttccaccacatgggtcctgagacttgaactcaggtcttcggGCTTAGCAGAGGGAGTCTTCAGCCACTGATCCAACtagccctctttctttctctctagatAGACTAGCTCAggctgtctcagcctcccaaattgTGAGACTGCAGGCATGTGGCATCCTGTCCTGCAAGTCACTTTCTAATTTCCCACCAAGTCTTCACGCATGCCCTTTCCTGGTGGGAAAGAGGACTCGGTCCCAGAGGAGTCTGTAGTCCTGAGCAGTCTCCTGTTCCCTGGTACCTCCTAGAACCtccagctctcctgcctcagcacagaACAGAATCAGCACCTGCAGGCCTCCCTCAGCCGCTTGCACCGCGTGGCACAGGTAACACATGGGCGTCCTGGCTCCCCACCCCTTATGGACCCCACTGGCCCTGACATCTTTCTCTCTGCCCCTCAGCACGCCCGGGCGAAGTGTGTGCGGCTGCTGGTGGATGCTGAATACACTTTCATTAACCCTGCACTGTCCCTGCTGGTGGCTGCCCTGGCTGTGCGCTGGAACAGCCCCGAGGAAGGTGGCCCTTGGGTGTGGAACACTTACCAGGCCTATCTAAAGGTGAGTGGCAGGCTCAGAAAAGCTGTGAGTGGGAACTCAGCAACCTGACCCCCCTGAGTTGCCTGTGTGCTCTGCAGGACACTCACCAAAGGTTGGAGCAGGATGCCGAGGCAGCACACAAGGCTGGCCTGGCGTTTGGGGTGAAGTTGGTGCGAGGTGCCTATCTGGACAAGGAGAGATCCATGACACAGCTCCAAGGGAAGGAAGACTGTACCCAGCCTGACTATGAGGCCACTAGTCGGAGGTAGGGAGAGGACCGAGAGGAtgtaagaggaaaaagaaatgacaataaCATGTCAGGACAAGCAGATGCTATAGGCACTCAGGTATACACACGtaaacacacacctacacacaaacacacacatatatacataaagaaacagacagatgtaccaacacacacacacatatacacagagacacaaacacgcataaacacacacacacatacaccgcACATGGAGGCTTTTCTtactataatcccagtactgaaaAGACAGGGACAGGAGAAcgtctggagctcactggcagcAGCCCACTCTAATTAGCAAGCCCAAGTtccagtgaaaaaaaaaaaaatgaccctgtctcaaaaaacaaggtggggcCTGGGGTGACAgcccagtggataaagcactGGCTGGCATGGCCCCGCAGCTGCAGggcagatccccaggacccatataaaaAGATGAACAGGTGTGGTAGGCACTTGTCATCTAGACATGAGCCAGGAGCCAAGTATATAAAGTGGAGATTCATCTAGAACAACACCCAGTGTCAACCTGGGCCAcaacccacacatgtgcacatgaacacaaatgcacacacacacatacacacatcaaataagaaaaatagagctgggcgtggtggcgcatgcctttaatcctagcactcgggaggcagaggcaggcggatttctgagttcgaggccagcctgctctacaaagtgagttccaggacagccagggctacagagaaaccctgtctcaaaaaaccaaaagaaaaataaaatgtaactt
Encoded here:
- the Prodh2 gene encoding hydroxyproline dehydrogenase isoform X1, producing MIWTRLPLYGPSKPSTGGWQPLRFDGGAFHVKGTAELARALLVLRLCAWPPLVTHGLAFQAWSQRLLGSRLSGTLLRASIYGQFVAGETAEEVRSCVQQLQALGLQPLLAVPTEEEPDSAAKTSEAWYEENLSAMLHCVDLSRALVDAHGPARNSLMQLKVTALTSTRLCKELSAWIQRPRGSSELSPERLAEAMDSGRNLQLSCLSTEQNQHLQASLSRLHRVAQHARAKCVRLLVDAEYTFINPALSLLVAALAVRWNSPEEGGPWVWNTYQAYLKDTHQRLEQDAEAAHKAGLAFGVKLVRGAYLDKERSMTQLQGKEDCTQPDYEATSRSYSRCLELMLRRVSNHGPPCHLMVASHNEESVRQATKRMWELGIPLDGPVCFGQLLGMCDHVSLALGQAGYMVYKSIPYGCLEEVIPYLIRRAQENRSVLQGARREQALLSQELWRRLLGRTA
- the Prodh2 gene encoding hydroxyproline dehydrogenase isoform X2, with the protein product MIWTRLPLYGPSKPSTGGWQPLRFDGGAFHVKGTAELARALLVLRLCAWPPLVTHGLAAWSQRLLGSRLSGTLLRASIYGQFVAGETAEEVRSCVQQLQALGLQPLLAVPTEEEPDSAAKTSEAWYEENLSAMLHCVDLSRALVDAHGPARNSLMQLKVTALTSTRLCKELSAWIQRPRGSSELSPERLAEAMDSGRNLQLSCLSTEQNQHLQASLSRLHRVAQHARAKCVRLLVDAEYTFINPALSLLVAALAVRWNSPEEGGPWVWNTYQAYLKDTHQRLEQDAEAAHKAGLAFGVKLVRGAYLDKERSMTQLQGKEDCTQPDYEATSRSYSRCLELMLRRVSNHGPPCHLMVASHNEESVRQATKRMWELGIPLDGPVCFGQLLGMCDHVSLALGQAGYMVYKSIPYGCLEEVIPYLIRRAQENRSVLQGARREQALLSQELWRRLLGRTA